In a single window of the Streptacidiphilus sp. P02-A3a genome:
- a CDS encoding MFS transporter, protein MTGATTEPIRPTNPSSPLSTSGLASEADTADAPLASPLVVPADDDPDERTAPTPADRPSALRNTAAQPVEDRPAKGKRGGMFSALSNRNYRYFFLGQVVSNSGTWIQRVAQDWLVLSLTGSAFAVGITTAMQFLPMLLFGLYGGVLSDRFPKRKLLVATQGAMGVLAAVLAVLTLTGVVQVWHIYLLAFLLGMVTVVDNPTRQTFVAEMVGKKDLGNAVSLNAANFQTARLIGPAVAGGLMAAFGTGWAFAINAASFAAVILGLLAMRGSELHPYPKQPREKGQLRAGLHYVAGRPDLIWPIVLVGFIGTFGFNFAIILSAFAYHVFHVGPGLYGLLNTSMAVGSLVGALLAARRAKPRLRLLVGAALAFGVLETVAGFAPSYWLFAALLTLVGMFGLTLNTAANSLIQLRTTPAMRGRVMSLYMMVFAGGTPLGAPLVGWITEQYGPRVGLLICGLISTLAAAVIGVVIARIGNLRLSFDLQRGPEHQLIAFVPRQA, encoded by the coding sequence CTGACCGGAGCCACCACAGAGCCCATACGTCCTACCAACCCCAGCAGCCCCCTCAGCACCAGCGGCCTCGCCTCCGAGGCCGACACCGCTGACGCGCCACTCGCTTCGCCGCTCGTCGTCCCCGCCGACGACGACCCCGACGAACGCACCGCGCCGACCCCGGCCGACCGGCCGTCGGCGCTCCGGAACACCGCCGCCCAGCCGGTCGAGGACCGGCCCGCCAAGGGCAAGCGCGGCGGAATGTTCTCCGCACTGAGCAACCGCAACTACCGCTACTTCTTCCTCGGCCAGGTGGTCTCCAACTCCGGGACCTGGATCCAGCGCGTCGCCCAGGACTGGCTGGTCCTCAGCCTCACCGGCAGCGCCTTCGCGGTCGGTATCACCACCGCCATGCAGTTCCTGCCGATGCTGCTGTTCGGCCTCTACGGCGGGGTGCTGTCGGATCGCTTCCCCAAGCGGAAGCTGCTGGTCGCCACCCAGGGCGCGATGGGCGTGCTCGCCGCCGTGCTCGCGGTGCTGACGCTGACCGGCGTGGTCCAGGTCTGGCACATCTACCTGCTGGCGTTCCTGCTCGGCATGGTCACGGTGGTGGACAACCCGACCCGGCAGACCTTCGTGGCGGAGATGGTCGGCAAGAAGGACCTCGGCAACGCGGTCAGCCTGAACGCGGCCAACTTCCAGACCGCGCGGCTGATCGGCCCGGCCGTCGCCGGTGGCCTGATGGCCGCCTTCGGGACCGGCTGGGCCTTCGCGATCAACGCGGCCTCCTTCGCGGCGGTCATCCTCGGGCTGCTCGCCATGCGCGGCTCGGAGCTGCACCCCTACCCGAAGCAGCCCCGGGAGAAGGGGCAGCTGCGGGCCGGACTCCACTACGTCGCCGGGCGCCCCGACCTGATCTGGCCGATCGTCCTGGTCGGCTTCATCGGGACCTTCGGCTTCAACTTCGCGATCATCCTGTCCGCCTTCGCGTACCACGTCTTCCACGTGGGACCGGGCCTGTACGGGCTGCTGAACACCTCGATGGCGGTCGGCTCGCTGGTCGGTGCGCTGCTCGCGGCCCGGCGCGCCAAGCCTCGGCTGCGGCTGCTGGTCGGCGCGGCGCTGGCCTTCGGCGTGCTGGAGACGGTCGCCGGATTCGCGCCGTCCTACTGGCTCTTCGCGGCGCTGCTGACCCTGGTCGGGATGTTCGGGCTGACCCTGAACACGGCGGCGAACTCGCTGATCCAGCTGCGGACCACCCCGGCCATGCGCGGCCGTGTGATGAGCCTGTACATGATGGTGTTCGCGGGCGGGACGCCGCTGGGCGCGCCGCTGGTCGGCTGGATCACCGAGCAGTACGGGCCGCGGGTCGGGCTGTTGATCTGCGGGCTGATCTCGACCCTCGCCGCCGCCGTGATCGGCGTGGTGATCGCCCGGATCGGCAACCTGCGGCTGAGCTTCGACCTGCAACGCGGTCCCGAGCACCAGCTGATCGCGTTCGTGCCCCGGCAGGCCTGA
- a CDS encoding GNAT family N-acetyltransferase, with the protein MHIRRGTPEDVDAVLALLDGAVEWLVAQGRTGQWGTEPWSTQPAFTERVTGRAERGELRVAELDGQVAGALSVSETAAAYVTPAGEPELYVNLLATDRRHEGRGVGAALLDEARAEARRRGLPLLRVDCFAGDDQKLVGYYRSQGFAEVGPFTVRRAGLPDWPGMLLAQRLDR; encoded by the coding sequence ATGCATATTCGCAGAGGCACACCCGAGGATGTCGATGCCGTTCTGGCGCTGCTGGACGGCGCCGTGGAGTGGCTGGTCGCGCAGGGCCGCACGGGACAGTGGGGCACCGAGCCCTGGTCCACCCAGCCGGCGTTCACGGAGCGGGTCACCGGCCGGGCGGAGCGTGGCGAGCTGCGGGTCGCCGAGCTGGACGGCCAGGTGGCGGGGGCGCTGAGCGTCTCGGAGACGGCGGCCGCCTACGTCACCCCGGCCGGGGAACCGGAGCTGTACGTGAACCTGCTGGCGACCGACCGACGGCACGAGGGCCGGGGCGTCGGCGCGGCGCTGCTGGACGAGGCCCGCGCGGAGGCCCGGCGGCGCGGCCTGCCGCTGCTGCGGGTGGACTGCTTCGCGGGCGACGACCAGAAGCTGGTGGGCTACTACCGGAGCCAGGGCTTCGCCGAGGTCGGCCCGTTCACCGTCCGCCGGGCGGGCCTGCCGGACTGGCCGGGGATGCTGCTGGCCCAGCGCCTGGACCGGTAG
- a CDS encoding HAD-IC family P-type ATPase: MTAPLPGLSSTEVAERVTRGEVNDVPVRSSRSAAEIVRSNVLTRFNAIIGCLFAVIVVVGPPQDGLFGFVIIANTGIGIFQELRAKHTLDSLAVVGESRPRVRREGRTVELTNGEIVLGDLVELGSGDKVTVDGEVAEADGLEIDESLLTGEADPVHKRPGDPVMSGSFVVAGSGAFTTTRVGREAYAAQLAEEASRFTLVSSELRTGIDTILRYITWMLLPTALGLILSQLYVERSDVAEAVRRMVAGIVPMVPEGLVLLTSVAFAIGVIRLGRRQCLVQELPAIEGLARVDTVCLDKTGTLTEGGMDVAELRMLKDPDRPDGDAARARVEQVLGRLGSADPRPNASLQAIIDAYPAQSGWELLQAAQFSSARKWSGASLRGPDGETASWLLGAPDVLLPSGDPALVEVDELGAQGLRVLLLGRTATPLDDADPAVGLEPQALLVLRQRLRPDAARTLRYFEQQRVSAKVISGDNAVSVGAVAGSLGLPGADDPIDARTLPDDREALAEVVERHSVFGRVTPQQKRDLVRGLQSRGHHVAMTGDGVNDVLALKDADIGVAMGAGSEATRAVAQIVLLDNSFSTLPLVVAEGRRVIGNIERVANLFLVKTVYSVLLALLVIITRVPYPFLPRHSTVLSGLTIGIPAFFLALAPNNERARTGFVRRVLRFAVPAGVIAGSAAFTTYLLARADHATAQVPDTSVTTLTLFLVALWALAIIARPYTWWRVLLVLAMGGCFALVLVVPWLKRFFQLSLEGWRDPWTAVAVAVVGGLLLELVWSYLRHHPDTPAAAPRRPAEG, from the coding sequence ATGACCGCACCCCTGCCGGGCCTCAGCTCCACCGAGGTCGCCGAACGCGTCACGCGCGGCGAGGTCAACGACGTACCGGTGCGCTCCAGCCGCTCCGCGGCCGAGATCGTCCGCAGCAACGTGCTGACCCGGTTCAACGCGATCATCGGCTGCCTGTTCGCGGTGATCGTGGTGGTCGGCCCGCCGCAGGACGGCCTGTTCGGCTTCGTCATCATCGCCAACACCGGCATCGGGATCTTCCAGGAGCTGCGCGCCAAGCACACCCTGGACAGCCTCGCCGTGGTCGGCGAGTCCCGGCCCCGGGTCCGCCGCGAGGGCCGCACCGTGGAGCTGACCAACGGCGAGATCGTCCTCGGCGACCTGGTCGAGCTCGGCTCCGGCGACAAGGTCACCGTGGACGGCGAGGTCGCCGAGGCCGACGGGCTGGAGATCGACGAGTCGCTGCTGACCGGCGAGGCCGACCCGGTGCACAAGCGTCCCGGCGACCCGGTGATGTCCGGCAGCTTCGTGGTCGCCGGATCCGGCGCGTTCACCACCACCCGGGTCGGCCGCGAGGCGTACGCCGCGCAGCTGGCCGAGGAGGCCAGCCGGTTCACCCTGGTCTCCTCCGAGCTGCGCACCGGCATCGACACGATCCTGCGCTACATCACCTGGATGCTGCTGCCGACCGCGCTCGGCCTGATCCTCAGCCAGCTGTACGTCGAGCGCAGCGACGTCGCCGAGGCGGTCCGCCGGATGGTCGCCGGGATCGTCCCGATGGTCCCGGAGGGGCTGGTGCTGCTGACCTCGGTCGCCTTCGCCATCGGGGTGATCCGGCTGGGCCGCCGTCAGTGCCTGGTCCAGGAGCTGCCCGCGATCGAGGGGCTGGCCCGGGTGGACACCGTCTGCCTGGACAAGACCGGGACGCTCACCGAGGGCGGCATGGACGTGGCCGAGCTGCGGATGCTCAAGGACCCCGACCGGCCGGACGGCGACGCGGCCCGGGCCCGGGTGGAGCAGGTGCTGGGCCGCCTCGGCAGCGCCGACCCGCGCCCCAACGCCAGCCTCCAGGCGATCATCGACGCCTACCCGGCCCAGTCGGGCTGGGAGCTGCTACAGGCGGCGCAGTTCTCCTCGGCGCGCAAGTGGTCCGGCGCGTCGCTGCGCGGCCCGGACGGCGAGACCGCCAGCTGGCTGCTCGGCGCGCCGGACGTGCTGCTGCCGTCCGGCGATCCGGCGCTGGTCGAGGTGGACGAGCTGGGCGCACAGGGCCTGCGGGTGCTGCTGCTCGGCCGCACCGCCACCCCGCTGGACGACGCCGACCCGGCGGTCGGCCTGGAACCGCAGGCGCTGCTGGTGCTGCGGCAGCGGCTGCGCCCGGACGCCGCCCGCACCCTGCGCTACTTCGAGCAGCAGCGGGTCTCCGCCAAGGTCATCTCCGGCGACAACGCGGTCTCGGTCGGCGCGGTCGCCGGTTCGCTCGGCCTGCCCGGCGCGGACGACCCGATCGACGCCCGCACCCTGCCCGATGACCGCGAGGCACTGGCCGAGGTGGTCGAGCGGCACTCGGTGTTCGGCCGGGTGACCCCGCAGCAGAAGCGGGACCTGGTGCGGGGGCTCCAGTCCCGGGGCCACCACGTGGCGATGACCGGCGACGGCGTCAACGACGTGCTCGCGCTGAAGGACGCCGACATCGGCGTGGCCATGGGCGCGGGCAGCGAGGCGACCCGGGCGGTCGCGCAGATCGTGCTGCTGGACAACAGCTTCTCGACGCTGCCGCTGGTGGTCGCCGAGGGCCGCCGGGTGATCGGCAACATCGAGCGGGTGGCCAACCTCTTCCTGGTGAAGACGGTCTACTCGGTACTGCTGGCACTGCTGGTGATCATCACCCGGGTGCCGTACCCGTTCCTGCCGCGCCACTCCACCGTGCTCAGCGGGCTCACCATCGGCATCCCGGCGTTCTTCCTGGCCCTGGCACCCAACAACGAGCGGGCCCGCACCGGCTTCGTCCGCCGGGTACTGCGGTTCGCCGTCCCGGCCGGGGTGATCGCGGGCAGCGCCGCCTTCACCACCTACCTGCTGGCCCGCGCCGACCACGCCACCGCGCAGGTCCCGGACACCAGCGTGACCACGCTGACGTTGTTCCTGGTCGCGCTCTGGGCGCTGGCGATCATCGCCCGCCCGTACACCTGGTGGCGGGTGCTGCTGGTGCTGGCGATGGGCGGCTGCTTCGCCCTGGTGCTGGTGGTGCCGTGGCTGAAACGCTTCTTCCAACTCAGCCTGGAGGGCTGGCGCGACCCCTGGACCGCGGTGGCCGTGGCCGTGGTCGGCGGCCTGCTGCTGGAGCTCGTCTGGAGCTACCTGCGGCACCACCCGGACACCCCGGCCGCGGCCCCCCGCCGACCGGCGGAGGGCTGA
- a CDS encoding DUF2530 domain-containing protein, with product MEANDVAIVTGGTVLWLVGFVVLLPFHGWLSRHGHTDWLWTCLAGFGLGLIGVWYCRARRAAIARSRAAAETGPEPGAEPTA from the coding sequence ATGGAGGCCAACGACGTGGCCATCGTCACCGGCGGCACGGTGCTCTGGCTGGTCGGCTTCGTGGTCCTGCTCCCGTTCCACGGCTGGCTGTCCCGGCACGGCCACACCGACTGGCTGTGGACCTGCCTCGCCGGGTTCGGCCTCGGCCTGATCGGCGTCTGGTACTGCCGCGCCCGGCGCGCCGCCATCGCCCGCTCCCGGGCGGCGGCCGAGACCGGCCCGGAGCCGGGCGCCGAGCCGACCGCCTGA
- the thpR gene encoding RNA 2',3'-cyclic phosphodiesterase codes for MKLFVAIVPPRSALQELAAAVRPLHALPQAAALRWTALPTWHLTLAFLGQVDDGTLPELERGLAAVAAGQPEFELRLGGGGRFGDRALWAGVGGDTAALARLAGATTEAVGRVGIGTDDHPFTGHLTLARSSVPRDSRDRGPRRPGAADLGPLADALAGFRGEPWPTGALRLMDSQSIGAGRHYETTAAWTLPPRG; via the coding sequence GTGAAACTCTTCGTCGCGATCGTGCCACCACGGTCGGCGCTCCAGGAGCTGGCCGCCGCCGTCCGCCCGCTGCACGCCCTGCCGCAGGCGGCGGCGCTGCGCTGGACCGCGCTGCCGACCTGGCACCTGACCCTCGCCTTCCTCGGCCAGGTCGACGACGGGACGCTGCCCGAGCTGGAGCGCGGGCTGGCGGCGGTCGCGGCCGGGCAGCCGGAGTTCGAGCTGCGGCTGGGCGGCGGCGGCCGGTTCGGCGACCGGGCGCTCTGGGCCGGGGTCGGCGGCGACACCGCCGCGCTCGCCCGGCTGGCCGGGGCGACCACGGAGGCGGTCGGCCGGGTCGGCATCGGGACCGACGACCACCCCTTCACCGGCCACCTCACCCTGGCCCGCAGCAGCGTCCCCCGGGACAGCCGCGACCGCGGCCCCCGGCGTCCCGGGGCGGCCGACCTCGGACCGCTGGCGGACGCCCTCGCGGGCTTTCGCGGTGAACCCTGGCCGACCGGCGCGCTGCGGCTGATGGACAGTCAGAGTATCGGCGCCGGAAGGCACTACGAGACGACCGCCGCCTGGACACTGCCGCCGCGCGGCTGA
- a CDS encoding NCS2 family permease: MSSVAAAQAQSPDSGPTPPRNAVDRYFKISERGSSVVREIRGGAATFFTMAYIIVLNPIILSSGVDKYGHHLNSGQLVTATVLTAALTTLLMGVIGNVPLALAAGLGTNSIVSLQLAPKMTWPDAMGMVVLAGLAIMLLVATGLRERVMNAVPLGLRKAIAIGIGLFICLIGFVDGGFVTRIPDAAQTTVPLQLGGNGHLDGWPVLMFVLCALLTLILVVRKVPGAILISIVVTTVVAVVVDKVATISPSEWGLTVPVVPHSLVSTPDFGLLGKVSLFGGFHQVGLLTGILFVFTVLLSCFFDAMGTILGVSDEAHLLDSEGNLPGMSKVLMIDGVATALGGVTSSSANTCFVESTSGVGEGARTGLASVVTGLFFVVSLFLTPLATMVPTQAATPALVVVGFLILSNGIRDIDWSDFTIAIPAFLTMVIMPFTYSITNGIGIGFLVFCVLKIATGRWREVPVALYVVGAVFAFYYLMPALGLAK; encoded by the coding sequence ATGTCATCCGTGGCCGCCGCCCAGGCGCAGTCGCCCGATTCGGGGCCGACCCCGCCCCGTAACGCCGTCGACCGCTACTTCAAGATCTCCGAGCGCGGTTCCTCCGTGGTCCGGGAGATCCGGGGTGGCGCGGCCACCTTCTTCACGATGGCCTACATCATCGTGCTGAACCCGATCATCCTGTCCTCGGGCGTGGACAAGTACGGCCACCACCTGAACAGCGGGCAGCTGGTCACCGCGACCGTGCTCACCGCCGCGCTGACCACGCTGCTGATGGGCGTCATCGGCAACGTGCCGCTGGCGCTGGCCGCCGGGCTCGGCACCAACAGCATCGTCTCGCTCCAGCTGGCGCCCAAGATGACCTGGCCGGACGCGATGGGCATGGTGGTCCTGGCCGGTCTGGCGATCATGCTGCTGGTCGCCACCGGGCTGCGCGAGCGGGTCATGAACGCGGTCCCGCTCGGGCTGCGGAAGGCGATCGCCATCGGCATCGGCCTGTTCATCTGCCTGATCGGCTTCGTCGACGGCGGCTTCGTCACCCGGATCCCGGACGCGGCGCAGACCACCGTCCCGCTCCAGCTCGGCGGCAACGGCCACCTGGACGGCTGGCCGGTGCTGATGTTCGTGCTCTGCGCGCTGCTGACGCTGATCCTGGTGGTCCGCAAGGTCCCCGGGGCGATCCTGATCAGCATCGTGGTGACCACCGTCGTCGCGGTCGTGGTCGACAAGGTCGCCACGATCTCGCCCTCGGAGTGGGGCCTGACCGTCCCGGTGGTGCCGCACAGCCTGGTCTCCACGCCGGACTTCGGGCTGCTCGGCAAGGTCAGCCTGTTCGGCGGGTTCCACCAGGTGGGCCTGCTCACCGGGATCCTGTTCGTCTTCACCGTGCTGCTGTCCTGCTTCTTCGACGCGATGGGCACCATCCTCGGCGTCAGCGACGAGGCCCACCTGCTGGACTCCGAGGGCAACCTGCCCGGCATGAGCAAGGTGCTGATGATCGACGGTGTGGCCACCGCCCTCGGCGGGGTCACCTCCAGCTCGGCCAACACCTGCTTCGTGGAGTCCACCTCCGGCGTCGGCGAGGGTGCGCGGACCGGTCTGGCCAGCGTCGTCACCGGGCTGTTCTTCGTGGTGTCGCTGTTCCTGACCCCGCTGGCGACCATGGTGCCGACCCAGGCGGCCACCCCGGCGCTGGTCGTGGTCGGCTTCCTGATCCTGTCCAACGGCATCCGGGACATCGACTGGTCGGACTTCACCATCGCCATCCCGGCCTTCCTGACCATGGTGATCATGCCGTTCACCTACAGCATCACCAACGGCATCGGCATCGGCTTCCTGGTCTTCTGCGTGCTGAAGATCGCCACCGGCCGCTGGCGCGAGGTCCCGGTCGCGCTCTACGTCGTCGGCGCGGTCTTCGCCTTCTACTACCTGATGCCCGCCCTGGGGCTGGCCAAGTAG
- a CDS encoding MarR family winged helix-turn-helix transcriptional regulator, translating to MPDLSESDAAAVSTLRSAVMRLSRRLRNQRVEESLTPTEMQVMATLARCGSATPGELARKEHVQPPSMTRIIAMLEEKGLVRREPHPDDRRQVVVSSTEQAESIIEQSRAKRDAWLADLATGLTPEEWAVLRAAAPVLERLAQL from the coding sequence ATGCCAGACCTCTCCGAGAGCGACGCGGCTGCCGTCAGCACGCTCCGCTCCGCCGTGATGCGACTCTCCCGCCGCCTGCGCAACCAGCGCGTCGAGGAGTCGCTGACACCTACCGAGATGCAGGTCATGGCGACGCTGGCGCGCTGCGGCAGCGCCACGCCGGGGGAACTCGCGCGCAAGGAACACGTCCAGCCGCCGTCGATGACCAGGATCATCGCGATGCTGGAGGAGAAGGGCCTGGTGCGGCGCGAACCGCACCCCGACGACCGGCGGCAGGTCGTCGTCAGCAGTACCGAGCAGGCCGAGAGCATCATCGAGCAGAGCCGGGCCAAGCGCGACGCCTGGCTGGCCGATCTCGCCACCGGCCTCACGCCGGAGGAGTGGGCGGTCCTGCGGGCCGCCGCGCCGGTGCTGGAGCGCCTCGCACAACTCTGA